The Gemmatimonadaceae bacterium genome contains a region encoding:
- a CDS encoding class IV adenylate cyclase yields MREVELKAVVPDEDEARRRLQAAGAMAVFSGTLIDRRYDTAGRSLTQRDLVLRLRVQRTAVAERGLLEFKGAASIVDGYKVREEVGTPVDDPAVLASILESLGYGVTREVDREVEVYAVAGATVRLERYPRMDLLVEVEGSPEAIEAAITILGVPREAFTAEPLVAFVMRYEARTGQRAAICTRELDDDFPFRVDDA; encoded by the coding sequence ATGCGCGAAGTCGAGCTCAAGGCGGTGGTGCCTGACGAGGATGAGGCCCGCCGACGGCTGCAAGCCGCCGGCGCCATGGCCGTCTTCAGCGGCACGCTCATCGACCGGCGCTACGACACCGCCGGGCGGTCGCTCACGCAGCGCGACCTGGTGCTCCGGCTGCGGGTGCAGCGCACCGCGGTGGCGGAGCGCGGCCTGCTGGAGTTCAAGGGGGCGGCCTCCATCGTCGATGGCTACAAGGTGCGTGAGGAGGTGGGAACGCCGGTCGACGACCCGGCGGTGCTGGCCTCCATCCTCGAGTCGTTAGGCTACGGCGTCACGCGCGAAGTGGACCGCGAGGTGGAAGTCTACGCGGTGGCGGGCGCCACGGTGCGGCTGGAACGCTATCCGCGCATGGACCTCCTCGTGGAAGTGGAGGGCTCGCCGGAGGCCATCGAGGCCGCGATCACGATCCTTGGCGTCCCGCGCGAGGCGTTCACGGCGGAACCGCTGGTGGCCTTCGTGATGCGATACGAGGCGCGCACCGGGCAGCGTGCCGCCATCTGCACCCGCGAACTCGACGACGACTTCCCGTTTCGGGTGGACGATGCCTGA